TTTTAGTGGTGATTTTTCTGTAATATTGACATAAGTGTATATAAATTAAGTGGTTAGTATACGGTGAAAAAGAGGTATAACGTATGTATTAAGGGAATTTATACGATATTTGGGCCCGCCGAATGagatatagatattaaaatgtGGATAATCGTGGGCTTTATGGGTAAATGGCACAGGGTATAGACCGCTGAGGCAAGTGCCGTGCATAATGATGTGGGTGCATTTGGTACTGATTTAGTGAGAATGGGCCATGGATTGGAGTGTGAGAGTAGGGTAACTTGAGAGTGGTATATACTGTAGCATCCGTGTGCGTATGCCCCATCAATATAAGTGAAGGTGAGTATGGCATGTGGTGGTGGTATAGAGTGGTAGGGTAAGTATGtatgtattatttacgATCATTTGTTAACGTTTCAATATGGTGGGTGAACAACAGTACAGTGAGTAGGACATGGTGGATGGTAGGGTAATAGTAGGGTAAGTGGTGGTGGAGTTGGATATGGGTAATTGGAGGGTAACGGTTATGATGGGCGGTGGATGGTGGTAGTAAGTAGAGAGATGGATGGTGGTTGGGAGTGGTATGGTTGAGTGGGGCAGGGTAACGAGTGGGGAGGTAGGGTAATGTGAGGGTAGGTTTG
The nucleotide sequence above comes from Saccharomyces cerevisiae S288C chromosome III, complete sequence. Encoded proteins:
- a CDS encoding uncharacterized protein (hypothetical protein; identified by fungal homology and RT-PCR), with translation MPYSPSLILMGHTHTDATVYTTLKLPYSHTPIHGPFSLNQYQMHPHHYARHLPQRSIPCAIYP